The following is a genomic window from Geobacillus subterraneus.
GTGTTTGGCTGTCGTTTCGTTCGTCTTTCTCGTCCTGCAAGCATTAATTGGCGCCGCCGCGGTCGTCTGGGGGCAGTCCGATTTCGTTTTGGCCTTGCACTTTGGCATTTCCCTCATTTCGTTCGCCGCTGTGCTGTTGTTGACATTGCTTATTTTTGAAATCGACAAAAAGTTTTCCGCCGCTTCGCTCAACCTTGGCAGGCCAATGCGGTTTCACATTTACGGCATCATCATTTACTCGTACATTGTCGTTTATACCGGGGCGCTCGTCCGCCATACGAACGCCAGCCTTGCCTGTCCGAGCTGGCCGCTATGCGCCAAGTCGCGCCCCCTCCCGATGCAGTTTCACGAGTGGGTGCAAATGGGCCATCGGCTGGCTGCTGCGGTTATCATCGTTTGGATTGCTGTTGCAGCGGTGCATGCCATCCGTCATTACCGCGAACAACCGGTCATTTACTGCGGGTGGATCATCGCCCTTCTTCTGGCTCTCGCGCAAATGGCGACCGGAGCGCTTGTCGTTTTTACCGGGCTGAATTTGTATATCGCTTTGGCACACGCCTTTTTTATCTCCTGCCTGTTCGGCGTGCTCAGCTATTTGCTGCTCTTGGCGCTCCGCACCCGCCGCAAGCCGGAGAAGGCCGCTGGCCATCCGGTCAGGGAAACGGCGCCGGCGACGTTAAAATAACGGTCAGACTCCTCAAAAAAGGGATGCCCGCAAACGTTGGGCATCCCTTGTTTTTGGCAAACCGGTTTGTGGCGGTCGCGATGATTTTATTTGGACAGCTCAATCAACAAGTCTCCCGCTTGGATCGCATCGCCACTTTTGACGTAAATGTCTTTGACGACGCCGGCAAACGGGGCTTGCACCGTCGTTTCCATTTTCATCGCTTCCGTGACCATTAAATGGTCGCCTTTATCGACTTTTTCCCCTTTTTCGACGAGCACTTTTACGACCGTCCCCGGCATTGTCGCCGCAATGTGGTTTGGGTTCGTCCGGTCCGCCTTAATACGCTCGACGACCGCAGCTTTAATGCTTTCGTCACGGATGACGACTTCACGCGGCTGGCCGTTCAGCTCAAAGTAGACGACGCGCGTCCCGTCCGCCTGCGGCTGGCCGATCGACACGAGCTTAACGATCAGCGTTTTTCCGCGCTCGATTTCCACTTCGATTTCCTCGCCGAGGCGCATGCCGTACAAGAACGTCGGTGTATCGAGCACAGACACATCGCCGTATTTTTCAACCGTTTCCGCATACTCAAGAAACACTTTCGGATAAAGGGCGTACGCGATGACGTCGAAGTCGGTCACTTCGCGGCTGAGCTTGTCGTACAACTCCCGCTTGATTTGCTCGAAATCCACCGGCTCAAGCAGTTCTCCCGGACGGACGGTGATCGGCTCGCGCCCTTTCAAAATAATGCGCTGCAACTCTTTCGGGAACCCGCCGTGCGGCTGGCCTAAATAGCCCTCAAACAGCTCGACGACCGAATCCGGGAAGTTCAGCGTTTCTCCGCGCTCGAAAATATCTTGCTCCGTCAAGTTGTTTTGCACCATATAAAGCGCCATATCGCCGACGACTTTCGATGACGGCGTCACTTTAACGATATCGCCGAACAAGTCGTTGACGCGGCGGTACATTTCTTTCACTTCATCCCACCGGTCGCCGAGGCCGACCGCCTTCGCCTGCTGCTGCAAGTTGCTGTATTGGCCGCCTGGCATTTCATGCATGTACACTTCCGTATGCGGCGCGTTCATGCCGCTTTCAAACTCCTGGTAAAACTTGCGCACATCCTCCCAATAGCGCGCCAGCTGCTCAAGGCCGTAAATGTCGACTTCCGGCGCCCGCTCGGTCCCTTCGAGCGCATAGTAAAGCGTATTGGCGCTCGGCTGTGACGTTAGGCCGGCCATCGAGCTGATGGCGACATCGACAATGTCGACGCCGGCTTCGATCGCTTTCGCATACGTATAAATGCCGTTGCCGCTCGTGTCGTGCGTATGCAAATGAATCGGAATGTCGACCGTTTCCTTGAGCGCGGAAATGAGCACGTGCGCGGCCTGCGGCTTCAAGAGCCCGGCCATATCTTTAATGGCCAAAATGTGCGCGCCGGCCTGTTCAAGTTCTTTTGCAAGCGTCTTATAGTAGTCCAAATTGTACTTCGGCCGGCTTGGGTCTAAAATATCGCCCGTATAGCAAATCGCTGCCTCGGCGATTTTGCCGCTCTGCCGAACGGCGTCGATCGCCACCGTCATTCCTTTCACCCAGTTTAAGCTGTCAAAAATGCGGAACACATCAATGCCGGCTTGCGCCGATTTGTTAACGAACTCGCGGATGACGTTGTCCGGATAGTTTTTATATCCCACGGCGTTGGCGGAGCGGAGCAGCATTTGGAACAACACGTTCGGGATGCGCTCGCGCAGCTTGAGCAGCCGATCCCACGGATCCTCTTTTAAAAAGCGATACGCCACATCAAACGTCGCCCCGCCCCACATCTCAAGCGAGAACAAATTCGGCAATAGGCGCGCCGTCGGTTCGGCTGCCCGCACTAAATCGACCGTGCGGACGCGCGTCGCCAACAGCGACTGATGGGCGTCTCGGAACGTCGTATCGGTCAAAAGCACGCGCGGCTGTTCTTGAATCCAGCGGACAAGGCCCTCTGGGCCGCGTTCATCCAAAATTTGTTTCGTTCCGGCCGGAATCGGCTCCGCCTCGCTCAATTTCGGCAAGCGCGGCTTATCAAACACCGGCTTTTTCTTTTTGCCGATGCCCGGGAAGCCGTTGACCGTCACCGTGCCGATGTATGTGAGCATTTTCGTTCCGCGGTCTTTCCGGCGCGGGAACACAAACAGTTCCGGCGTCGTATCGATGAACGACGTATCGTATTCGCCCGATAAAAACTTCGGATGTTGGACGACGTTTTCCAAAAACGGAATGTTCGTTTTGATACCGCGAATGCGGAACTCACGCAAGTTGCGCAGCATTTTTCTTGCCGCCTGCTCAAACGTCAGCGCCCATGTCGACAGTTTAACAAGCAAGGAATCGTAATACGGCGTAATGACGGCTCCCTGGAAGCCGTTGCCGGCGTCCAAACGCACGCCGAAGCCGCCGCCGGAGCGGTACGCCATAATTTTCCCAGTGTCCGGCATAAAGTTGTTGAGCGGGTCTTCCGTCGTCACCCGCGATTGAATGGCATAGCCGTTAATGCGGATGTCTTCCTGCTTCGGAATGCCGACTTCCGGGCTGTGGAGCGAAAATCCGTCGGCGATTAAAATTTGCGACTGGACGATGTCAATCCCGGTGATCATTTCGGTGATCGTATGCTCGACTTGAATGCGCGGGTTGACTTCGATGAAATAAAACTCGTCGCCCGAAACGAGAAACTCGACCGTGCCGGCATTGACGTAACCGACGCTTCTCATCAGCTGGACCGCCGCCTCGCAAATGCGCTGGCGCAGCTCGTCCGACAGCGAGACGCTCGGCGCGACTTCCACGACTTTTTGATGGCGGCGCTGCACCGAGCAGTCGCGTTCATAAAGGTGAACGATGTTTCCTTCGTGGTCGCCCAAAATTTGCACTTCAATGTGCTTTGGCTTTTCGATTAATTTTTCAACGTACACGTCATCGCTGCCAAACGCCGCCTTCGCTTCCGATTTGGCGCGCTCGAACGCCTCTTTCACTTCCGACTTCGAGCGGACGATGCGCATGCCCCGGCCGCCGCCGCCAAGCGCCGCTTTAATGATGATCGGGTATCCGTGCGTCTCGGCAAAGCGGACGACATCCTCAAGGCCGCCGACCGGTCCGTCGCTGCCCGGGATGACCGGAATGCCCGCCTTCATGGCCGCATGCCGCGCTTTCACTTTATCGCCGAACATATCCAAATGTTCTTCATTCGGGCCGATGAAAATAATCCCCTCTTCGCGGCACCGTCTGGCAAATTGAATGTTTTCCGACAAAAACCCATATCCCGGGTGGATGGCATCAACATCGTGGGCTTTGGCGATCTCAATGATGCCTTCGATGTCCAAGTACGCTTCGATCGGTTTTTTCCCTTCCCCGACTAAATACGCCTCATCCGCTTTGTAGCGGTGGTACGATCCGGCGTCTTCCTTCGAATAAATCGCCACGGTGCGGATATCAAGCTCCGTGCAGGCGCGGAAAACGCGAATGGCGATCTCTCCGCGGTTGGCTACCAGCACTTTGCGAATTCGTCTTGTCCTCATCGTCTCTCCTCCTTTCTAATTAAACTATAAAAATTTTTCTATTTTGTAAATACAGTTTCTAAAAAGTCAGACCTTTTTTCTGCCGGTCAGCAGCCATTTTTTCACCCTTTTTATACCGTTGTTCATACTTCGTAAACATCGAAATGTTGACGAGCAAGCCAAGCGAAGCCATCATGAGAACGAGCGACGTTCCCCCATAGCTGACGAGCGGCAGCGGCACCCCTGTAATCGGAATAAGGCCAACGACCCCACCAACGTTAATGAACGTTTGAAAGCCGATCATGACGGAGATGCCGATCGCAAGCAGACTCCCAAACGCATCGTGGGAGCGGCGGGCAATCCAAAGCCCGCGCAGCACGATAAACGCCAATAACCCAAGCGTGAACGCTACACCAAATAAGCCGAGCTCTTCGGCGATGACCGCCATAATAAAATCGGTGTGCGACTCTGGCAGGTAGCCGTATTTTTGAATGCCTTTGCCAAGCCCCACTCCTTTCAGCCCGCCAAGCCCGATCGCCAAATACGAATTAACGAGCTGGTAGCCATCGCCGTTTGCGTATTGAAATGGATCCAAAAAGCTGTAAAGACGCGATACCCGTTCAGGAGAAAAAATTTTTTTGCCGGCAACCGGGAGCCAAAACGGTGACAGCACCGTCCCGATCAATGTAAAAAAAAGCAGCTGCTTTAGAAGCAACACGAGGCGCAAACCGGACGAAACAATGATGCACATCGCGATGGCAAACACGATCGCCGCCGTTCCGAAGTCAGGCTGTATGGCAATCAGGAAACAAATCACCAATGTATAATAAATGGGGAACAAATTGCTTTTCGCCGGCTCGGCCAGCCGCTTCCGCTTGTTGGCAAACGCTGCGGCCAAGTATAAAATCAGACCGAGCTTCGCGAGCTCCGCCGGTTGGATCGAAAGCGCCCCGACGCGAAACCAGCTTGTTGCGTTGTTGGCCGTATGGCCGAGAAAAGCGACGGCGATCAGCATCAATGGAGATGCAAAAAAGACGAGTTTCACCCATCGCTCCGCCCGCCACACTTTATACGGAATCGCCATCATGATGGCGAACGCGATGAATCCGGCAATCAGCCACAGTTTTTGCCGCTCGTAAAAATAGTCGCTTGGCACTTCAAAGCGGATGACAGCGGTGACCATGCTTGAGCTGTACACCATAATCAATCCGAACAACGACAGCATGATGACCGCGGTGATCAGCGGATAATCATAGCACTTCAATACTTTTTTCCATAATTGTCGTTCCATCGTTCCTCTTCCCTGTGAACATGTATGTACTTAAAATCATTCGCAGCGACGCACCGTTTTCCTGCCGAAAAACAGAAAAACTCAAACGACGGCAGGCCAATCGTTTGAGTTGCCATGTATGGTTATCGTACGCGCTTTTTCGTTACTGCCTCATGCAACGCGGAGAGCTCACGCTCGAGCCGGTCAAGGAGCGCCTTCCCGTCTTTTGCCTCGACAAGGCCGAGGCGCACCGCAAAATCAATTTCTCGCGACAAGCCGAACATTTGCGTGTCCAACACTTCTTCATACAACGGGCATTGCGGCATCGTCAAATGGTCCATTTGCACGCGGATGAGCTGAATAATTTTTTCCGCATCCGCTTGCAAAAGCGCGTACGCCTTTTCCCGATAGCTCATCGATCCGTCCGTCACATCGATCCCTCCGTTCTCTCCCCTATCCTTCTTTCAATCTTAACGTGAAACAAGCCATTTTGCAAGTTGAAACAGTTGACAGCCAAACGGCTTGGAACATGACAAACCTTTCATTTATTATTATACTAAAAACAGCGGGAAAATGCAGAGGAGAGGATGTTTTGATGAGCGATATTATGATGCTGACTGGAAAAGTAAAGTTCACGATCACGCTCGACCCCGGCGTGTGGATTTTTGACGACCGAAAAATCGATTTGGACACGTATTTTTCGCAACCGAAACCGGAAGTGATAGAAACGGACCAAGAGGAAGAGGAAATCAAAAAATGGTCGGCTTTTTGGGACCGGGAAATTCAGGAAGGCGCCGTTTTTCCGCCGACGTTGAAAACAGAGCGGCGCTTTTTAAAGGAGAAAATCATCACCGGTTCGTTCGGCATGCCGTTTGCCCCGTTTTTGCGAAACGCCGAACCGCATGAAGACGCTTCCGAACTTGTTATCGTGACGGAAAACGGGGAAGTTGCACTCCCGCTTGAGACAGCCTATGACTTGATTTTCGCTTTTTCAAAAAACGGAAAACCGCTGCGCGATGACGGTCCGGTACATATTTATTTTGGCGACGGCTCAAACCGCGAAGCCCCGATTACGAATGTGCGCCAGCTGATCGTCCGCTAACCGGGCGCCCCATGAAGGGGCCGCCCGGTTTTTGACTCCTTTTAGGGTGTCCGCTTTGGGCGGCCATTTGTTCCGGGAAGCGTGGCTAAAGCAAGTCGGCGGCAAGCTGCGCGAGCGCCGAGCGCTCCCCTTTGATGAGACGGATATGGCCGGCGATTTTTTGATCTTTAAACTTTTCGACCACATACGTCAAGCCGTTGTTATATTCGTCCAAATACGGATGGTCGATCTGCTCCGGATCACCCATTAAAATAATTTTGCTTTTCTCGCCGACGCGCGTTAAAATCGTCTTCACTTCATGCTTTGTTAAATTTTGCGCCTCATCGATGATGATAAACTGCTCGGGCAAGCTGCGGCCGCGAATGTAGGTGAGCGCCTCAACTTCGATCGAGCTCATGCCGGCTAAAATGGCGTCCAGCTCTCCGGGTTTTTTCGTGTTGAACAAATATTCAAGGTTATCAAAAATCGGCTGCATCCATGGGCGCAGTTTTTCTTCTTTTTCCCCCGGCAAGAAGCCGAGATCCTTCCCCATCGGCACAATGGGCCGGGCGACGAGCAGTTTTTTATACGTTCGCAAATCCTCGGTTTGCATCAGCCCGGCGGCAAGGGCGAGCAACGTTTTTCCGGTTCCGGCTTTCCCGATTAATGTCACGAGCGGAATATCGTCGCGCATGAGCAGCTCAAACGCCATCGTTTGCTGCACGTTGCGCGGACGAATGCCCCATATATGCTCGTGATGGAAGACGAGCTTTTTCACCTTTTTTCCGCTTTGGTCGACGATGCCAATCGCCGAGGCCGAACTGCCAAATGCATCCTTCATAATGATGAACTGGTGCGGATAAAATGGATGGTCGGCGAGATCGGCCAACACAAGCTCTCCTTTCTCGTAAAACCGCTGCAGATGATCTTTTCCTATGTACAGCTCCAAAAACCCGGTGTAAATGTGGTCGACGTCAACGACGCGGTCGCTTAAAAAGTCCTCGGCCTGCAGCCCGATCGCATCGGCTTTGACGCGCACGAGCGCATCCTTGCTCACCAAAATGACAGAACGTCCGTTTTCTTTCGCCTGTTCCTCGAGCGATAAATTTTTTGCCACCGCCAAAATGCGGTTATCGTTTGTTTTTTCGACAAAAATTTCTTGCAGTTGGTGAAAGGAGCGGTGGTTCAGTTCAATGCGCAGCACCCCTCCGTTTTCCAGCGGAATTTTCTCGTGCAGCTTGCCGTTTTCACGCAGGCGGTCGATCAGCTTCGACACTTGGCGGGCGTTTCTCCCGACTTCATCCATATACCGCTTTTTTGAATCCACTTCCTCCAACACAACAGCCGGGATGACGACCTCGTTATCCTCAAAGGAAAAGATCGAATACGGATCCTGCAGCAATACGTTCGTATCGAGCACATAGATTTTCTTTCCCAAATTCCGCTTCCCCCTATAATATCCGTTTTTCACCTTTTGCACCGGATGGGAATGGCTGTGGTATAGCATATGAAAAAATGTATAAAGATAGAAGGATATTTGCAAAATAAAGTAAAAAAAGTCGAGGTGGACAGATGATGAAAAGAAACTGCTGGCTGGCTGTTTTATGCTTTCTCCTTTTAAGCCTTTTAAGCGCGTGCACCATCGGAAACGATGA
Proteins encoded in this region:
- the ftsW gene encoding putative lipid II flippase FtsW; translated protein: MERQLWKKVLKCYDYPLITAVIMLSLFGLIMVYSSSMVTAVIRFEVPSDYFYERQKLWLIAGFIAFAIMMAIPYKVWRAERWVKLVFFASPLMLIAVAFLGHTANNATSWFRVGALSIQPAELAKLGLILYLAAAFANKRKRLAEPAKSNLFPIYYTLVICFLIAIQPDFGTAAIVFAIAMCIIVSSGLRLVLLLKQLLFFTLIGTVLSPFWLPVAGKKIFSPERVSRLYSFLDPFQYANGDGYQLVNSYLAIGLGGLKGVGLGKGIQKYGYLPESHTDFIMAVIAEELGLFGVAFTLGLLAFIVLRGLWIARRSHDAFGSLLAIGISVMIGFQTFINVGGVVGLIPITGVPLPLVSYGGTSLVLMMASLGLLVNISMFTKYEQRYKKGEKMAADRQKKGLTF
- a CDS encoding COX15/CtaA family protein; protein product: MQRSLKWFASATTLVMLFVLIGGALVTKTGSGMGCGRSWPLCNGQWVPDNITPELVIELSHRLVSGLAGIMVLILSIWAWRAVGHMRETKCLAVVSFVFLVLQALIGAAAVVWGQSDFVLALHFGISLISFAAVLLLTLLIFEIDKKFSAASLNLGRPMRFHIYGIIIYSYIVVYTGALVRHTNASLACPSWPLCAKSRPLPMQFHEWVQMGHRLAAAVIIVWIAVAAVHAIRHYREQPVIYCGWIIALLLALAQMATGALVVFTGLNLYIALAHAFFISCLFGVLSYLLLLALRTRRKPEKAAGHPVRETAPATLK
- the pyc gene encoding pyruvate carboxylase; the encoded protein is MRTRRIRKVLVANRGEIAIRVFRACTELDIRTVAIYSKEDAGSYHRYKADEAYLVGEGKKPIEAYLDIEGIIEIAKAHDVDAIHPGYGFLSENIQFARRCREEGIIFIGPNEEHLDMFGDKVKARHAAMKAGIPVIPGSDGPVGGLEDVVRFAETHGYPIIIKAALGGGGRGMRIVRSKSEVKEAFERAKSEAKAAFGSDDVYVEKLIEKPKHIEVQILGDHEGNIVHLYERDCSVQRRHQKVVEVAPSVSLSDELRQRICEAAVQLMRSVGYVNAGTVEFLVSGDEFYFIEVNPRIQVEHTITEMITGIDIVQSQILIADGFSLHSPEVGIPKQEDIRINGYAIQSRVTTEDPLNNFMPDTGKIMAYRSGGGFGVRLDAGNGFQGAVITPYYDSLLVKLSTWALTFEQAARKMLRNLREFRIRGIKTNIPFLENVVQHPKFLSGEYDTSFIDTTPELFVFPRRKDRGTKMLTYIGTVTVNGFPGIGKKKKPVFDKPRLPKLSEAEPIPAGTKQILDERGPEGLVRWIQEQPRVLLTDTTFRDAHQSLLATRVRTVDLVRAAEPTARLLPNLFSLEMWGGATFDVAYRFLKEDPWDRLLKLRERIPNVLFQMLLRSANAVGYKNYPDNVIREFVNKSAQAGIDVFRIFDSLNWVKGMTVAIDAVRQSGKIAEAAICYTGDILDPSRPKYNLDYYKTLAKELEQAGAHILAIKDMAGLLKPQAAHVLISALKETVDIPIHLHTHDTSGNGIYTYAKAIEAGVDIVDVAISSMAGLTSQPSANTLYYALEGTERAPEVDIYGLEQLARYWEDVRKFYQEFESGMNAPHTEVYMHEMPGGQYSNLQQQAKAVGLGDRWDEVKEMYRRVNDLFGDIVKVTPSSKVVGDMALYMVQNNLTEQDIFERGETLNFPDSVVELFEGYLGQPHGGFPKELQRIILKGREPITVRPGELLEPVDFEQIKRELYDKLSREVTDFDVIAYALYPKVFLEYAETVEKYGDVSVLDTPTFLYGMRLGEEIEVEIERGKTLIVKLVSIGQPQADGTRVVYFELNGQPREVVIRDESIKAAVVERIKADRTNPNHIAATMPGTVVKVLVEKGEKVDKGDHLMVTEAMKMETTVQAPFAGVVKDIYVKSGDAIQAGDLLIELSK
- a CDS encoding YlaN family protein, whose product is MTDGSMSYREKAYALLQADAEKIIQLIRVQMDHLTMPQCPLYEEVLDTQMFGLSREIDFAVRLGLVEAKDGKALLDRLERELSALHEAVTKKRVR
- a CDS encoding PhoH family protein yields the protein MGKKIYVLDTNVLLQDPYSIFSFEDNEVVIPAVVLEEVDSKKRYMDEVGRNARQVSKLIDRLRENGKLHEKIPLENGGVLRIELNHRSFHQLQEIFVEKTNDNRILAVAKNLSLEEQAKENGRSVILVSKDALVRVKADAIGLQAEDFLSDRVVDVDHIYTGFLELYIGKDHLQRFYEKGELVLADLADHPFYPHQFIIMKDAFGSSASAIGIVDQSGKKVKKLVFHHEHIWGIRPRNVQQTMAFELLMRDDIPLVTLIGKAGTGKTLLALAAGLMQTEDLRTYKKLLVARPIVPMGKDLGFLPGEKEEKLRPWMQPIFDNLEYLFNTKKPGELDAILAGMSSIEVEALTYIRGRSLPEQFIIIDEAQNLTKHEVKTILTRVGEKSKIILMGDPEQIDHPYLDEYNNGLTYVVEKFKDQKIAGHIRLIKGERSALAQLAADLL